A window of the Nitrospirae bacterium YQR-1 genome harbors these coding sequences:
- a CDS encoding helix-turn-helix transcriptional regulator: MSDLKKYITERKIRDTDFADGYEEGYEKFRVGMVLRQAREDAGLTQEELALRLHTKKTAISRIENHAEDIKLSTLERVASALGKKLEIVIV; the protein is encoded by the coding sequence ATGAGTGATTTGAAAAAATACATAACCGAAAGAAAGATAAGAGATACGGATTTCGCTGATGGATATGAAGAAGGATACGAGAAGTTCAGGGTTGGCATGGTACTTCGGCAAGCACGTGAGGATGCTGGTTTGACTCAAGAAGAACTTGCATTAAGACTTCATACTAAGAAGACGGCGATATCTCGTATAGAAAACCATGCCGAGGACATAAAACTTTCAACGCTGGAGCGAGTGGCTTCGGCACTTGGAAAGAAGTTGGAAATTGTAATAGTCTGA
- a CDS encoding type II toxin-antitoxin system RelE/ParE family toxin yields MTKTVIFYATADGKCPIRDFLDLLPGKAVQKITWVLKLLEDLEFVPSGYFKKLTGTVDIWECRIAFGSNIYRILCFFADNSMVVLTNGFIKKSRKIPKSEIEKAEGYRRDFLNRRKKHE; encoded by the coding sequence ATGACTAAAACAGTTATCTTCTACGCAACAGCAGATGGTAAATGTCCAATTCGTGACTTTTTAGATTTACTGCCAGGTAAGGCTGTTCAGAAGATAACGTGGGTTCTAAAACTCTTAGAGGATTTGGAATTTGTTCCATCAGGCTATTTCAAGAAACTCACAGGGACAGTTGATATATGGGAGTGCAGGATAGCATTTGGTTCAAATATATATAGGATATTATGTTTCTTTGCAGATAATTCTATGGTTGTGCTTACTAACGGCTTTATAAAGAAAAGCCGGAAGATACCAAAATCTGAAATTGAAAAAGCAGAAGGATACAGGAGAGATTTTTTGAATAGGAGGAAAAAACATGAGTGA